In the Muricauda sp. MAR_2010_75 genome, one interval contains:
- a CDS encoding RNA polymerase sigma factor, protein MQLKFQNKNQSEILGSDALGSLSKEDNQIIWKDFKAGDEKAFMLLYEQYANLLYGYGCRFTSDNELVKDCLQDFFVYLREKREGLGNPASVKFYLLKAFKRRVVDYLRKGKKEKEKSQEVIKDGFYSNRMHETVFIQQQDETKLLNLEKALKSLNAKEREAIYYFYYQNLSYEQIAEILDFSYISSARRLIYRSLKKMKAIL, encoded by the coding sequence GTGCAGTTAAAATTCCAAAACAAGAATCAGTCCGAAATCCTAGGCAGTGATGCTTTGGGAAGTCTTTCAAAAGAAGACAACCAGATTATCTGGAAAGACTTCAAAGCTGGTGACGAAAAAGCCTTCATGCTTTTATATGAGCAGTACGCCAATTTGCTCTACGGATATGGTTGCAGATTTACCTCGGACAATGAGCTTGTAAAAGACTGCCTCCAAGATTTTTTTGTCTACCTGCGTGAAAAGAGAGAAGGTTTGGGAAATCCGGCATCCGTTAAATTTTACCTGCTAAAAGCGTTCAAAAGACGAGTCGTGGATTATTTGCGCAAGGGCAAAAAAGAAAAAGAGAAGAGCCAAGAAGTAATCAAGGATGGTTTCTACAGCAATAGAATGCATGAAACAGTGTTTATCCAACAACAGGATGAAACCAAACTGCTCAATCTTGAAAAAGCGCTTAAATCCTTAAATGCCAAAGAAAGGGAAGCCATCTATTATTTCTATTACCAGAATCTATCCTATGAACAAATCGCTGAGATTTTGGATTTTTCCTATATTTCTTCTGCACGTAGACTTATTTATAGGTCGCTGAAAAAAATGAAGGCCATCCTGTAA
- a CDS encoding ABC transporter ATP-binding protein → MSSEKKIATTTESGQPLKEVIHIEGLYKSFGDNHVLNGFNMKLHEGENLVVMGKSGSGKSVMIKCLVGLVKPDAGKIIVMGQDISALNQEALDVLRADIGFLFQGSALYDSMTVRENLEFPMRRHQKKMGVVTDTTPFVLEALKSVGLEHTMDLMPEELSGGMKRRVALARAIILRPKIILYDEPTSGLDPITSKEIIELMRNIQKEYGTSSLIITHDVDCARVISERMILLVDGVNYAEGTFRDLTNSNDPKVQAFFKK, encoded by the coding sequence ATGTCAAGCGAAAAGAAAATAGCAACAACAACTGAATCGGGGCAACCTCTTAAAGAAGTCATTCATATTGAGGGATTGTACAAAAGCTTTGGCGACAACCATGTACTCAATGGTTTTAACATGAAGCTGCATGAAGGGGAAAATTTGGTGGTCATGGGCAAATCGGGCTCAGGCAAATCTGTAATGATTAAATGTCTTGTTGGTCTGGTAAAGCCTGATGCTGGTAAAATCATTGTCATGGGGCAGGATATCAGCGCACTCAACCAAGAAGCACTTGATGTTCTAAGGGCGGATATCGGATTTTTGTTTCAGGGAAGCGCGCTATACGATTCCATGACTGTTAGGGAAAACCTGGAATTCCCCATGAGAAGGCACCAAAAGAAAATGGGTGTGGTTACGGATACTACACCCTTTGTTCTGGAGGCTCTTAAAAGTGTTGGGTTGGAACATACCATGGATTTAATGCCCGAAGAACTTTCAGGCGGTATGAAAAGGAGAGTAGCCTTGGCCCGGGCCATCATATTGCGGCCTAAAATCATCTTATATGATGAGCCCACAAGTGGCTTGGACCCCATCACCTCAAAGGAAATCATTGAACTCATGCGCAACATCCAAAAGGAATACGGCACGTCTTCATTGATCATCACGCACGATGTGGACTGTGCCCGGGTGATTTCTGAACGGATGATTTTATTGGTTGATGGCGTTAATTATGCTGAGGGCACTTTCCGGGATCTTACCAATTCCAATGACCCAAAAGTGCAGGCATTCTTTAAAAAATAA
- a CDS encoding MlaD family protein produces the protein MDKTTTEKIRLGVFVTLGTILLVLAAYFIGNRQNLFGNTFTINAVFKNVNGLQKGNNVRYSGIDIGTVNSIEMFNDTTIVVTMVIQEKMLQHIRKNAIASIGSDGLVGSMIVNIVPGRGAGEPIASGDQIVSYSKIGADDMLSTLNVTNENAALLTADLLEITEKLKHNKGTLGRLLNDSVMSNNLLQTSINLKKISAEANITLEKLNGIITDINFENSVADVLLSDSISGQQMKSILLNLETSSQKMASISHTLDSLSTTISKGKGTINYLATDTVLVDQLERTMQSIEEGTARFNENMEALKHNFLTRRYFRKQEKAASKENKD, from the coding sequence ATGGATAAAACAACAACAGAAAAAATAAGGCTAGGGGTTTTTGTCACCTTGGGAACCATTTTGCTGGTTCTTGCAGCCTACTTTATTGGGAATAGGCAAAATCTGTTTGGTAATACCTTTACCATCAATGCAGTTTTTAAGAATGTAAACGGCCTTCAAAAAGGCAATAATGTAAGATATTCTGGTATTGATATTGGCACGGTAAATTCCATAGAAATGTTTAATGACACCACCATTGTAGTTACAATGGTCATTCAAGAGAAAATGTTGCAGCATATTAGAAAGAATGCCATAGCCAGTATTGGTTCAGATGGTTTGGTGGGGAGTATGATAGTGAACATTGTACCAGGACGTGGAGCAGGGGAGCCCATTGCATCCGGAGATCAAATTGTTTCATATAGCAAGATAGGGGCGGATGATATGTTGAGCACCCTGAACGTTACCAACGAAAATGCGGCACTTTTAACAGCTGATTTATTGGAAATAACAGAGAAGTTAAAACATAATAAGGGAACCTTGGGAAGGTTGCTCAATGACTCGGTGATGTCCAACAACCTTTTGCAAACTTCCATCAATTTAAAAAAGATAAGTGCCGAAGCAAACATTACCCTTGAAAAACTCAATGGCATCATAACCGACATTAATTTTGAAAATAGCGTGGCCGACGTATTGCTGAGTGACTCCATTTCTGGTCAGCAGATGAAAAGTATCCTATTAAACTTGGAGACTTCGAGCCAAAAAATGGCATCAATTTCCCATACGCTCGACAGTCTCTCCACAACGATTTCCAAGGGAAAAGGAACCATAAACTACTTGGCTACAGATACCGTTCTGGTGGACCAATTGGAACGAACCATGCAAAGCATTGAGGAAGGAACAGCACGTTTTAATGAAAATATGGAAGCTCTAAAGCATAATTTTTTGACCCGGAGGTATTTTAGAAAGCAGGAAAAAGCGGCAAGCAAGGAAAACAAAGATTAG
- a CDS encoding efflux RND transporter permease subunit produces the protein MNLSAICIKRPVLTIVMNITIILFGIIGYTFLGVREFPSIDPAIVSVRTSYSGANADIIESQITEPLEKAINSIDGIRNITSNSVQGSSSINIEFNLDKNLEDAANDVRDKVSQAVRSLPDDLDAPPVVSKADADAQRIISMTVQSDNKNILELSDYAENVIAQRIETIPGVSGVQIWGQRRYAMRLWIDPIKLASYGLTVADVRAALLAQNVELPSGKLTGDNTELTVKTIGNLNTEEEFNNIIILADGEKLVQLRDIGQATLEGENMETKMSDSGQPMIAVAVVPQPGTNYLEIADAFYEEYEKLQKDLPEDFKLNVVIDDTVFVKRAVTEVAETILISIILVILVIYLFFRNWSLALRPLLDIPVSLIATFFFMWLFGFSINVLTLLAIVLATGLVVDDGIVVTENIYKKIEEGMSPIEAAIKGSKEIFFAVISISVTLAAVFLPVIFLEGFVGRLFREFGVVLGAAVMVSAFVSLTLTPMLNAYLTKPGKQSRSRFYQVTEKYFVAMNQSYASALEKFMQKKWLSLPILFGCIGLIVLFYTLLQKETAPYDDRSFVRLNVTAPEGSSYEYMDRLMTGITELINDSIPEKKVSLVLTSPGFGSSSVNSGRANIALVEPGERDRSQREIADDLGRWAKAFVGGKTNVSERPTISVNRRGGPPIQFIIQAKNFQKLEEKVPEFMAEAEKDPTFSFTDVNLKFNKPEIYVTIDREKAESLGVSVRDVAQTLQLSLSGQRFGYFLMNGKQYQVIGQFDKQDRNEPMDLTSIFVKNKEGRLIQLDNLVTTSEHSSPPQLFHNNRYMSATVSANLAPGMSIGDGIDAMNAIKDRVLDDTFTTDLGGESRDFVESSSNTAFAFALAFLLIFLILAAQFESFIDPFIIILTVPMAVAGAMFSLWLFGETWNIFSQIGTIMLIGLVTKNGILIVEFANQLQEEDESISKMDAIMKASVSRLRPILMTSLTVALGALPIALSLGAASASRTGMGVVIIGGTLFSLVLTLFVIPALYFMWSRKKVQRPEFKILEVS, from the coding sequence ATGAATCTCTCAGCGATATGTATTAAGCGGCCCGTTCTTACCATAGTAATGAACATCACCATTATCCTATTCGGAATCATTGGATATACGTTTTTGGGTGTCAGGGAATTTCCCTCCATTGATCCCGCCATAGTTTCTGTCCGTACCAGCTATTCGGGTGCCAATGCGGATATTATTGAATCCCAGATTACCGAACCTCTGGAAAAGGCCATAAACTCCATTGATGGCATTCGCAATATTACCTCCAACAGTGTTCAAGGGTCAAGTTCCATAAACATTGAGTTTAATCTGGACAAAAATTTGGAGGACGCCGCGAACGATGTACGTGACAAGGTTTCCCAAGCGGTGCGGAGTCTACCCGATGATTTGGATGCTCCTCCCGTAGTATCCAAGGCAGATGCAGATGCCCAGCGAATCATTTCCATGACCGTTCAAAGCGATAATAAAAACATTTTGGAACTCTCCGACTATGCCGAAAATGTCATTGCGCAGCGTATTGAAACCATTCCGGGCGTAAGTGGGGTTCAAATATGGGGACAACGCAGGTATGCGATGCGATTATGGATAGATCCTATAAAACTCGCCTCTTATGGACTTACTGTTGCCGATGTGCGTGCGGCCCTTTTGGCCCAGAATGTAGAACTTCCGTCTGGAAAATTAACAGGTGATAATACCGAATTGACCGTAAAGACGATTGGAAACCTGAATACCGAGGAAGAATTCAACAATATTATTATTCTGGCCGATGGCGAAAAACTCGTTCAACTCCGTGATATAGGACAAGCTACTTTGGAGGGAGAGAACATGGAGACCAAAATGAGTGACTCAGGTCAACCCATGATTGCAGTGGCCGTAGTTCCACAACCCGGTACCAATTATCTTGAAATTGCAGATGCCTTTTATGAGGAATATGAAAAGCTTCAAAAAGACCTTCCCGAAGATTTTAAATTAAATGTGGTCATTGACGATACCGTTTTTGTAAAAAGAGCCGTCACCGAAGTGGCCGAGACCATATTAATTTCCATCATCTTGGTTATTCTGGTTATTTATCTCTTCTTCAGGAATTGGTCATTGGCCCTTCGTCCACTTTTGGATATTCCCGTCTCTTTAATTGCCACCTTCTTTTTTATGTGGTTGTTCGGTTTTTCCATCAACGTATTGACCCTTTTGGCCATCGTTTTGGCCACCGGGCTTGTGGTGGATGATGGAATTGTGGTCACGGAGAACATCTACAAAAAGATAGAAGAAGGGATGAGTCCTATTGAAGCGGCCATAAAAGGTTCCAAGGAAATCTTTTTTGCGGTCATCTCCATATCCGTTACACTCGCGGCTGTGTTCTTGCCCGTTATCTTTTTGGAAGGATTTGTAGGTCGCCTTTTCAGGGAATTCGGGGTTGTTCTGGGAGCTGCAGTAATGGTTTCCGCCTTTGTATCGCTAACGCTTACACCCATGCTCAATGCTTATTTGACCAAACCTGGCAAGCAAAGCAGATCGCGTTTTTATCAGGTTACCGAAAAATATTTTGTTGCCATGAACCAATCCTACGCCAGTGCCTTGGAAAAGTTCATGCAGAAGAAATGGCTGAGTTTGCCCATACTTTTTGGCTGTATTGGTCTAATAGTTTTATTCTATACCCTGCTTCAGAAAGAAACAGCCCCCTACGATGATAGAAGTTTTGTTAGACTGAACGTTACCGCCCCAGAGGGATCATCCTATGAATATATGGATCGTTTGATGACCGGAATCACAGAACTCATCAATGACTCCATTCCAGAAAAAAAGGTGAGTTTGGTCTTGACCTCTCCAGGATTTGGCTCCTCCTCCGTGAACAGTGGTCGGGCCAATATTGCATTGGTAGAACCTGGTGAAAGGGACCGTTCCCAACGCGAAATTGCCGATGACCTTGGAAGATGGGCCAAAGCCTTTGTGGGTGGAAAAACCAATGTATCGGAACGCCCCACCATCTCGGTGAACCGTCGTGGCGGACCTCCGATTCAATTTATCATACAGGCCAAAAATTTTCAAAAACTAGAAGAAAAAGTACCTGAGTTCATGGCCGAGGCCGAAAAAGACCCTACTTTTTCCTTTACAGATGTCAATCTAAAATTCAACAAACCGGAAATTTATGTCACCATTGATCGCGAAAAAGCGGAAAGCTTGGGCGTTTCTGTACGGGATGTGGCCCAAACGCTTCAACTGTCTTTAAGTGGCCAGCGCTTTGGCTATTTCTTGATGAACGGAAAACAATATCAGGTTATTGGTCAATTCGACAAGCAAGACCGTAACGAGCCTATGGACCTTACCTCCATATTTGTTAAAAACAAGGAGGGACGTCTTATTCAGTTGGATAATTTGGTGACGACCAGCGAGCACAGCAGTCCCCCGCAACTGTTCCATAACAATCGATATATGTCTGCCACAGTTTCGGCCAATTTGGCCCCCGGTATGAGCATTGGGGATGGAATAGATGCCATGAATGCCATAAAAGATAGAGTTCTCGACGATACCTTTACCACTGATCTTGGGGGTGAATCCCGTGATTTTGTGGAAAGTAGTTCCAACACCGCTTTTGCTTTTGCACTGGCCTTTTTGTTGATTTTCCTCATTCTGGCCGCTCAATTTGAAAGTTTCATCGACCCATTCATTATTATATTAACGGTGCCAATGGCCGTAGCAGGAGCTATGTTCTCGCTTTGGCTCTTTGGAGAAACATGGAATATTTTCAGTCAGATCGGAACCATTATGTTGATTGGACTGGTGACCAAAAATGGAATTTTGATTGTTGAGTTTGCCAATCAGTTGCAAGAAGAAGATGAAAGCATCTCAAAAATGGATGCCATTATGAAGGCATCCGTATCAAGGTTGCGACCCATCCTCATGACCAGTCTTACCGTTGCACTGGGTGCATTGCCCATCGCACTTTCACTTGGAGCCGCATCGGCAAGTAGAACTGGAATGGGAGTTGTGATCATTGGCGGAACACTGTTTTCATTAGTGCTTACCCTATTTGTTATCCCGGCATTGTATTTTATGTGGTCAAGGAAAAAAGTACAACGACCCGAATTCAAAATCCTCGAAGTTTCATAG
- a CDS encoding efflux RND transporter periplasmic adaptor subunit translates to MKTKHIVYTLMGIGILALIAYRIKSNAEIGKVANTGPVIPTVSGIVLEPQIFKDNISLSGTLEADEQIDIRSEVSGVIESINFKEGAKVSQGQVLLKVNDIELQAQLSKALTAKKLASENERRAKLLLEKQAISQEEYDIASADFQSASAESELINAQLSKATVRAPFSGTIGLRSISKGTYVTPSTTIAKLVNTDELKITFSVPEKYASQIRVGTVLTFTTSDSNEEYEATIYAIDPEVDIATRTLRMRAVMDNRSKGLYPGAYASVQLPLETVDDALLVPTESLIPVQNGKKIFVYRNGLAKEIDVEIGARTGSVVRVLTNLHSGDTVLTYGVMALKDGAPVDVILEELEPLTAVQ, encoded by the coding sequence ATGAAAACAAAACATATCGTTTACACCCTAATGGGTATTGGAATTTTGGCCCTTATCGCCTACAGGATAAAATCCAATGCTGAAATTGGTAAAGTAGCGAATACTGGTCCTGTAATACCCACGGTCTCTGGGATTGTCCTAGAACCTCAAATATTTAAGGATAACATATCGCTTTCGGGTACTTTGGAAGCAGATGAACAAATAGATATCCGCAGCGAGGTTTCCGGTGTGATTGAAAGCATCAACTTTAAGGAAGGTGCCAAGGTATCGCAGGGACAAGTGCTTCTGAAGGTAAATGACATTGAACTGCAAGCACAGCTTTCCAAGGCGTTGACCGCAAAAAAGTTAGCTTCTGAAAATGAACGAAGAGCCAAATTGCTTTTGGAAAAACAGGCCATAAGCCAAGAAGAATACGATATTGCCAGTGCAGACTTTCAATCCGCTTCCGCAGAATCAGAACTGATTAATGCCCAACTGTCCAAAGCAACGGTTCGTGCGCCCTTTTCCGGTACCATAGGATTGCGTTCCATTTCAAAAGGAACCTATGTTACCCCCTCCACTACCATTGCCAAATTGGTGAACACTGATGAATTGAAAATCACCTTTTCCGTTCCCGAAAAATATGCTTCGCAAATTCGTGTGGGTACTGTCCTGACCTTTACCACCTCAGATTCGAACGAAGAATATGAAGCCACCATTTATGCCATTGACCCCGAGGTGGACATTGCCACCCGAACCCTAAGAATGAGGGCCGTAATGGATAACAGAAGCAAGGGGCTTTATCCGGGGGCTTATGCTAGTGTACAGTTACCCTTGGAAACTGTGGATGATGCTCTATTGGTACCCACCGAATCCTTGATTCCCGTACAGAATGGGAAGAAAATTTTCGTATACCGGAATGGGCTTGCCAAAGAAATCGATGTTGAAATTGGTGCCCGCACCGGCAGTGTTGTCCGGGTGTTGACCAACCTTCATTCTGGTGATACCGTATTGACCTATGGTGTAATGGCATTGAAGGACGGTGCACCTGTTGATGTAATACTAGAAGAGCTTGAACCCTTGACGGCAGTACAATGA
- a CDS encoding ATP cone domain-containing protein, which yields MKEKEFDIIKSTGEKTRFSVEKLRNSLKSSGATHNVVNDIVDQVMDELYPEITTREIYNRAFALLKKAKSVYASKYKLKKAIYELGPTGFPFERFVAGILHYSGYRTKVGEVLQGDCVSHEIDVLAIKNGTLNIIECKFHGEESLNCNIKVPLYINSRYNDVKGPLHAQKKKDFEDTLGWVVTNTRFTADALQYGQCVGLYLLSWDYPEEDGLKDRIDRLGLYPITVSTLLTNREKQFLLDRNVVLCRQLWEDMFYLDHLGVSNGRKEKIIKEMKSLCIA from the coding sequence ATGAAAGAAAAGGAATTTGATATTATAAAATCCACAGGGGAGAAGACCCGATTTTCTGTTGAAAAACTGCGGAACTCCCTAAAGTCAAGTGGCGCCACCCATAACGTAGTCAACGATATTGTGGACCAAGTAATGGACGAATTATATCCAGAGATTACCACGCGCGAAATCTATAATAGGGCATTTGCCTTATTAAAAAAGGCCAAATCGGTCTATGCATCCAAATACAAACTAAAAAAGGCTATCTACGAGTTAGGCCCCACAGGTTTTCCATTTGAACGTTTTGTCGCTGGAATTTTGCATTATTCTGGGTACCGGACCAAGGTTGGCGAAGTGCTCCAAGGAGATTGCGTCTCCCATGAAATTGATGTGCTGGCCATTAAAAATGGAACCCTGAACATCATTGAATGCAAATTCCATGGAGAAGAAAGCCTCAACTGTAATATTAAAGTGCCTTTGTACATCAATTCTCGATACAATGATGTAAAAGGACCCCTGCATGCCCAAAAGAAAAAGGATTTTGAAGATACCTTGGGATGGGTGGTTACCAATACACGATTCACTGCTGATGCCTTACAATATGGTCAATGTGTTGGCCTTTACCTATTGAGTTGGGACTATCCAGAAGAAGATGGGCTAAAGGACCGGATTGACCGACTGGGGCTCTATCCAATAACCGTTTCCACGTTGCTGACCAATAGGGAAAAGCAATTTCTTTTGGATAGAAATGTGGTGCTTTGTCGTCAATTATGGGAAGATATGTTCTATCTGGATCATTTAGGCGTTTCCAATGGAAGAAAGGAAAAAATTATAAAAGAAATGAAATCATTGTGCATTGCTTAA
- a CDS encoding TolC family protein, with translation MGKYQRILILLFSLAGIISGGAQKLLTVEEAVKIALENNYQIKTAQNELKIDELGVSPGQAGVLPRLGANLSDNNSIQNLSQLRNDGTLQERDNVKNSSLNYGVALEWTVFDGLRMFANFEQLKETKKLGEAELKQAILTTVGEIMITYYDLVQQQQQLSALDSTLIISEQRVELAQNRFTIGKASKLEVLNAQVDLNTDQTLMQRQQELYKNTKIQLNEQLARDLKVDFSVIPDIFVDHELTLDELENMVASENPQLQAEKINKRISELELKQIKAARYPSVFVSSGYNIGSSKSELGFAISSESKGFNYGFGATLNLFDGFNQNRREKMGKVALENAEIAIAQQEQALNSLVNTTYQTYLTNISLMELEERNEAIAKENLDITVEKYRIGIIPTIEFRTAQLNYINARVRHSNAKFQAKLSEIILKQLAGNLDL, from the coding sequence ATGGGCAAATACCAACGTATCCTCATCCTATTGTTCAGTTTGGCAGGTATCATCTCTGGTGGTGCACAGAAACTTTTAACGGTTGAAGAAGCTGTTAAAATAGCTTTGGAAAACAATTATCAGATAAAAACGGCGCAAAACGAACTGAAAATAGATGAGTTGGGAGTTAGCCCAGGGCAAGCAGGGGTTCTCCCAAGACTAGGTGCCAATCTATCGGACAATAACAGCATTCAGAATTTATCCCAACTACGAAACGATGGCACCCTTCAGGAACGCGACAATGTAAAGAACAGTAGCTTAAATTATGGTGTAGCACTTGAATGGACAGTGTTTGATGGTCTTCGCATGTTTGCCAATTTTGAGCAGTTGAAGGAAACCAAAAAATTGGGAGAAGCTGAACTGAAACAGGCCATATTGACCACCGTGGGTGAAATCATGATTACCTACTACGACCTAGTTCAACAGCAACAACAATTATCGGCCTTGGACAGTACCCTCATCATTTCGGAACAGCGGGTGGAACTTGCACAGAACAGATTTACGATTGGAAAAGCGTCCAAACTGGAGGTATTGAATGCGCAAGTGGACTTGAACACCGACCAAACTCTGATGCAACGGCAGCAAGAACTGTATAAGAACACCAAAATCCAGTTGAACGAACAATTGGCGCGAGACCTGAAGGTTGATTTTAGTGTGATTCCTGACATCTTTGTGGACCATGAACTGACATTGGACGAACTTGAAAACATGGTAGCTTCGGAAAATCCCCAGTTACAGGCCGAAAAAATCAACAAGCGTATCAGTGAACTGGAACTCAAACAAATAAAGGCCGCTCGTTACCCTTCCGTATTTGTGTCCTCGGGGTACAATATAGGTAGTTCCAAATCCGAGTTGGGGTTTGCCATAAGTTCTGAATCAAAAGGTTTCAATTATGGATTTGGTGCCACGCTCAACCTATTTGATGGTTTTAACCAGAACAGGAGGGAGAAAATGGGAAAAGTAGCCTTGGAAAATGCAGAAATAGCCATTGCCCAACAGGAACAGGCCTTGAATTCGTTGGTAAACACCACTTATCAGACCTATCTGACCAATATCAGCCTAATGGAACTTGAGGAAAGAAACGAAGCCATAGCTAAGGAAAACTTGGACATTACGGTTGAAAAATATAGGATTGGAATTATTCCCACTATCGAGTTTAGAACGGCACAGTTGAACTACATCAATGCCAGGGTACGGCACAGCAATGCAAAATTTCAGGCCAAACTCTCCGAAATCATCTTAAAACAGTTGGCCGGTAATCTGGATCTCTGA
- a CDS encoding ABC transporter permease: MHASQVTFRIRKFFMEIGELSYFAGRFFKVGFRPPFEFKEFLRQCYNMGNRSLILVLVTGFIIGLVLTLQSRPTLIEFGAVSWMPNMVGISIVRELGPVITALVCAGRIASGIGAELGSMRVTEQIDAMEVSGTNPFKFLVVTRIMATTLMLPLLVILGDAVALYGSALVENFKGNVSFQLYFNAVFSALSYGDLIPATIKSFFFGFAIGLVGCYKGYYSKKGTAGVGMAANTAVVFTSMLLFVIDFIAVFISDIFYEL; the protein is encoded by the coding sequence ATGCATGCGTCACAGGTTACTTTTCGAATACGAAAGTTCTTCATGGAAATTGGGGAGCTGTCTTATTTTGCCGGACGTTTCTTTAAAGTTGGTTTTAGGCCACCCTTTGAGTTCAAGGAGTTTTTACGGCAGTGCTATAATATGGGGAACCGGTCCTTGATTTTGGTGTTGGTCACGGGATTTATCATTGGCTTGGTACTCACCCTGCAATCGCGCCCCACCCTTATTGAATTTGGAGCGGTTTCGTGGATGCCCAATATGGTTGGCATTTCCATTGTAAGGGAACTTGGACCTGTGATTACGGCCTTGGTCTGCGCGGGACGTATTGCATCGGGTATTGGAGCTGAATTAGGGTCAATGCGGGTAACGGAACAGATTGATGCCATGGAGGTCTCAGGGACCAATCCTTTCAAATTTTTGGTCGTTACAAGAATCATGGCCACTACATTGATGCTTCCCCTTCTTGTTATTTTGGGTGATGCCGTCGCACTGTACGGTTCGGCACTTGTGGAGAATTTTAAGGGCAATGTCTCCTTTCAACTGTATTTTAATGCCGTTTTCAGTGCCCTTTCCTATGGAGATTTGATTCCTGCTACCATAAAGTCGTTCTTTTTTGGTTTTGCCATTGGTCTTGTAGGATGTTACAAAGGATATTACAGCAAAAAGGGAACTGCAGGGGTAGGTATGGCAGCAAATACCGCCGTGGTCTTTACTTCCATGTTGTTGTTTGTGATTGACTTTATTGCCGTGTTTATATCCGATATTTTTTATGAACTATGA
- a CDS encoding MBL fold metallo-hydrolase RNA specificity domain-containing protein, translated as MKKLKVHFLGGSETVTGSKFYLETEGINILVDCGVFQGAKELRQQNWQPLPIDVPKIDAVLLTHGHLDHCGYLPLLVKQGFKGNILGTAPTLAIAEIILKDSAKIHEEEAERANEEGYSKHNPALPLYDQEDVKRTLGYFKSIEEGENIELAPDCSACFKYNGHIIGSTFIEMNMHGKVFVFSGDVGRLKDDLLDAPLQPEWADYLFVESTYGDKDHPVEDLEGIFKNLVERTLQNRGTLIIPSFAVERLQSLMYMLWKLYDKNKIPNIPIFVDSPMGTNVLEVFGRFPEWHKLSMSEYHNMCNHVNLVSSYRETWETIDDPRPKVVIAGSGMVTGGRVLTYLKQLMDLKSTTVLLVGYQAEETRGRKLLEGAQELKMFGKYIPVNAKIEHLESLSAHADQSELLHWMGQIKNIPEKVFLVHGETDALHAFKDKIHETYGWRCHIPSLHEMVEILL; from the coding sequence ATGAAAAAACTTAAAGTCCATTTTTTAGGGGGGTCGGAAACCGTAACGGGATCCAAGTTCTATTTAGAAACAGAAGGCATTAACATATTGGTGGATTGCGGGGTGTTTCAAGGAGCAAAGGAGCTTCGGCAACAAAATTGGCAGCCCCTTCCCATAGATGTTCCCAAAATTGATGCGGTATTATTGACCCACGGGCATTTGGATCATTGCGGGTATCTACCCCTTTTGGTAAAACAAGGTTTTAAGGGAAATATTCTTGGTACGGCACCTACTTTGGCCATTGCAGAAATTATATTGAAGGACAGCGCCAAAATACATGAGGAAGAAGCTGAACGGGCCAATGAGGAAGGATATAGTAAACATAATCCTGCATTGCCGCTATACGATCAAGAGGATGTAAAGCGGACTTTGGGATATTTCAAGAGTATAGAAGAAGGGGAGAACATTGAACTTGCTCCAGATTGTAGTGCATGTTTTAAATACAATGGACACATTATTGGGTCTACTTTTATTGAAATGAACATGCACGGGAAAGTATTTGTCTTTTCTGGTGATGTGGGCCGATTGAAAGATGACTTGTTGGATGCCCCTTTACAACCGGAATGGGCCGATTATCTTTTTGTGGAAAGCACCTACGGGGACAAAGATCATCCTGTGGAAGATTTGGAGGGTATTTTTAAGAATCTTGTTGAGCGGACGCTGCAAAACCGTGGTACTTTGATCATCCCATCCTTTGCGGTGGAGCGACTACAATCCTTAATGTATATGCTCTGGAAACTGTATGACAAAAACAAGATTCCCAACATTCCAATTTTTGTGGACAGTCCCATGGGCACCAATGTTTTGGAAGTATTTGGACGTTTTCCAGAGTGGCACAAGCTTTCCATGAGCGAATATCACAATATGTGCAATCATGTAAACTTGGTGAGTTCCTACCGTGAAACATGGGAAACCATTGATGACCCAAGGCCCAAGGTTGTGATTGCTGGAAGTGGTATGGTCACAGGGGGCAGGGTGCTTACCTATTTAAAGCAATTGATGGATTTAAAATCCACTACCGTTTTGCTTGTGGGGTATCAGGCTGAAGAGACCCGCGGCAGAAAGTTATTGGAAGGTGCCCAAGAATTGAAGATGTTTGGAAAATATATACCTGTGAACGCAAAAATTGAACACTTGGAAAGTTTGTCCGCGCATGCAGACCAAAGTGAACTACTACATTGGATGGGGCAAATCAAGAATATTCCCGAAAAGGTGTTTTTGGTACATGGGGAAACGGATGCATTGCATGCCTTCAAAGACAAAATACACGAAACGTATGGCTGGCGTTGCCATATTCCCTCACTTCACGAAATGGTTGAAATCCTGTTATAG